One Cucurbita pepo subsp. pepo cultivar mu-cu-16 chromosome LG09, ASM280686v2, whole genome shotgun sequence DNA window includes the following coding sequences:
- the LOC111801479 gene encoding lysine histidine transporter-like 6, whose product MVPSSQAPKEVPDSDKKWKAEAPTRQAKWWYSTFHTVTAMIGAGVLSLPYAMAYLGWGPGTMALFMSWCMTLNTMWQMVQLHECVPGTRFDRYIDLGRYAFGEKLGPWIVLPQQLIVQVGCDIVYIVTGGKCMKKFMEMACVNCAQVKQSYWILIFGSIHFFLSQLPNFNSVAGVSLAAAIMSLSYSTIAWVGSLSRGRIENVSYAYKTTSMEDSMFRVFNALGQISFAFAGHAVALEIQATIPSTPEKPSRVPMWKGVVGAYFINAICYFPVALIGYWAFGQDVEDNVLLNLKRPAWLIASANLMVVIHVIGSYQVYAMPVFDMLERMMRKRLNFPDGFCLKFITRTAYVAFTIFVGVTFPFFGDLLGFFGGFGFAPTSYFLPSVMWLVIKKPKRYSFNWFINWVSIFVGVFIMLASTVGGLRNIIADASTYTFYT is encoded by the exons ATGGTTCCTTCTTCTCAAGCTCCCAAG GAGGTTCCCGACAGTGACAAAAAATGGAAGGCGGAGGCCCCAACACGACAAGCCAAATGGTGGTACTCCACCTTCCACACCGTCACCGCCATGATCGGTGCTGGCGTTCTTAGCCTGCCTTATGCCATGGCTTATTTGGGATG GGGACCTGGAACGATGGCTTTGTTTATGTCATGGTGCATGACTCTAAACACGATGTGGCAAATGGTACAACTTCATGAGTGTGTCCCCGGGACTCGTTTTGATCGATATATCGACCTGGGTCGATATGCTTTCGGCGAAAAACTTGGCCCTTGGATTGTTCTACCACAACAACTCATCGTGCAAGTCGGCTGCGACATAGTATACATCGTAACAG GAGGGAAGTGCATGAAGAAGTTCATGGAGATGGCTTGTGTCAACTGTGCTCAAGTCAAACAATCCTATTGGATTTTGATATTTGGTTCAATtcatttcttcctttctcaACTTCCAAATTTCAATTCCGTTGCTGGCGTTTCTCTAGCAGCTGCCATCATGTCCCTcag CTACTCGACCATTGCGTGGGTGGGGAGCCTAAGCCGAGGGCGAATCGAGAACGTGAGCTATGCGTACAAGACAACGAGCATGGAAGATTCAATGTTTAGAGTGTTCAACGCCTTGGGGCAAATCTCCTTCGCATTTGCAGGACACGCCGTCGCTCTCGAGATTCAGGCCACCATACCGTCAACACCGGAGAAGCCCTCGAGAGTTCCAATGTGGAAAGGCGTCGTCGGAGCGTATTTTATCAACGCCATTTGCTATTTTCCGGTGGCTTTGATCGGATATTGGGCATTTGGACAAGATGTTGAAGACAATGTTCTTTTGAATCTTAAACGACCAGCTTGGCTCATTGCCTCTGCTAACCTTATGGTTGTCATCCATGTCATCGGCAGCTACCAG GTTTATGCCATGCCTGTGTTTGACATGTTGGAGAGGATGATGAGAAAGAGATTGAATTTCCCTGATGGATTTTGCCTCAAGTTTATCACTCGAACCGCTTATGTCG CGTTCACAATATTTGTGGGTGTGACATTCCCATTCTTCGGCGACCTGCTCGGCTTCTTCGGTGGCTTTGGTTTTGCTCCCACATCATACTTC CTTCCAAGCGTAATGTGGCTAGTGATCAAGAAGCCAAAACGATATAGTTTCAACTGGTTCATCAACTGG GTAAGCATATTTGTCGGAGTGTTCATAATGTTGGCATCCACTGTCGGGGGGCTGCGCAATATTATAGCTGATGCTTCCACTTACACTTTCTAtacctaa
- the LOC111802285 gene encoding CTL-like protein DDB_G0274487 yields MGDSGSVSSSSLDSASVATADQVQNAARGRGQALSSESSRSWRDIFWSIVFIIHLIIVGFVLVILGLNRFKKSNRLQIDKFTNTIMENRVGLTEDYWPLFALAGGVGTLLGWTWLFLLGSFANHVMKISVHILTTYLAVISVLCFWGQLFFWGVAFAIGAGLQFLYVISVIDRLPFTLLVLQKAVMMVSGLPEVIRVAYTFMIVMLLCMGVWSFGVAGIVASSMGDGGRWWLIVVFSISLFWVGAVFCNTLHVIVSGMVFLVLFHGDGESSSLPSKSLVRASRYAVTTSFGSICYGSLFTAAIRTLRWEIRGIRSKIGKNECLLCCVDFLFHLVETLVRFFNKYAYVQIAVYGKSFNRSARDAWELFQSTGVEALIAYDCSGAVLLMSTMMGGLVAGTCSGIWTWFKWKDKVSMVACTATLMGMVMAGLAIVVVESAVTSIYICYAEDPLLIHRWDIEFFDQMSEMLHQRLQHRSARAREVLAQYRFDSRREELAQA; encoded by the exons ATGGGCGACTCCGGCAGCGTCTCCTCTTCTTCATTGGATTCCGCCTCCGTTGCCACCGCCGATCAGGTCCAG AATGCAGCTCGGGGTCGAGGCCAAGCGTTGTCGAGTGAATCGTCACGTTCTTGGCGGGATATTTTCTGGTCCATTGTGTTTATAATTCACTTGATCATTGTGGGATTTGTGCTCGTGATTCTGGGGCTTAATAGGTTCAAGAAGAGCAATAGGTTACAAATCGATAAGTTCACCAATACAATTATGGAGAATCGGGTTGGATTGACAGAGGATTACTGGCCGCTTTTTGCTTTGGCAGGTGGAGTTGGAACCTTACTTGGCTGGACTTGGTTGTTCTTGCTTGGTTCTTTTGCAAATCATGTAATGAAAATTTCTGTGCATATTTTGACTACTTATCTTGCTGTGATAAGTGTATTGTGCTTCTGGGGCCAGCTTTTTTTCTGGGGTGTAGCGTTTGCAATCGGTGCAGGGCTGCAGTTCCTGTATGTTATATCAGTTATAGACAG ACTACCATTTACATTGCTAGTGTTGCAAAAGGCTGTAATGATGGTATCCGGGCTACCCGAAGTTATTAGAGTTGCGTATACTTTCATGATTGTCATGCTTTTGTGTATGGGAGTTTGGTCTTTCGGAGTCGCTGGTATCGTGGCTTCGAGTATGGGGGACGGTGGACGCTGGTGGCTAATTGTG GTTTTCTCCATAAGCTTATTCTGGGTTGGTGCTGTTTTTTGTAATACTCTACATGTTATAGTTTCTGGAATGGTGTTTCTAGTTCTATTCCATGGCGATGGAGAATCATCATCTTTGCCATCAAAGTCATTGGTTCGGGCTTCACGGTATGCTGTGACGACATCTTTTGGTAGCATTTGCTATGGATCTCTTTTTACAGCAGCCATTCGGACTCTGCGGTGGGAG ATCAGGGGAATTCGATCGAAGATCGGCAAGAACGAGTGTCTACTTTGTTgtgttgattttttgtttcatctcGTCGAGACTCTTGTTCGTTTCTTTAACAAATATGCGTATGTCCAG ATAGCAGTTTATGGTAAAAGCTTCAACCGTTCAGCTAGGGATGCGTGGGAGCTGTTCCAGTCAACTGGAGTTGAAGCTCTTATTGCTTATGATTGCTCAGGTGCTGTTCTGCTGATGAGCACCATGATGGGCGGGCTCGTTGCTGGGACTTGCTCGGGCATTTGGACATGGTTTAAGTGGAAGGATAAGGTGTCGATGGTGGCGTGTACCGCAACATTGATGGGAATGGTTATG GCGGGCCTTGCAATAGTGGTCGTGGAAAGTGCCGTTACATCCATATACATCTGTTATGCGGAAGATCCATTGCTGATTCACAGATGGGATATTGAATTCTTCGACCAGATGTCGGAGATGCTTCACCAGCGCCTTCAGCATCGGAGTGCACGAGCAAGGGAAGTGTTAGCGCAGTATCGGTTCGACAGCCGCAGAGAAGAACTGGCACAGGCATGA
- the LOC111801562 gene encoding protein ASPARTIC PROTEASE IN GUARD CELL 1-like, whose product MSMAKIWLFLLVAVFASVSGGLSRSLPHRTKTSVLDVAASIQRTTEIFAFEVKSPVEEEKSVSDSSSLALQLNSRISIVKTSHSDYKSLTLSRLRRDSARVRSLTARIDLVIRGTTGADLQTFGNGGGSRFRAEDFESPIVSGASQGSGEYFSRVGIGRPPSPVYMVLDTGSDVSWVQCAPCADCYEQTDPIFEPTSSTSFASLSCETEQCKSIDVSECRNGTCLYEVSYGDGSSTVGDFVTETVTLGSTSLSNIALGCGHNNEGLFVGAAGLLGLGGGSLSFPSQLNASSFSYCLVDRDSDSASTLDFNSPIPPDAVIAPLHRNPNLDTFFYLGVTGLSVGGEILPIPETSFQMSQDGNGGIIIDSGTAVTRLQTTVYNLLRDAFVKSTPYLQSARGVALFDTCYDLSSKSRVEVPTVSFHFANGKELPLPAKNYLIPVDSEGTFCFAFAPTDSALSILGNAQQQGTRVSFDLTNSFVGFSPNKC is encoded by the coding sequence ATGTCCATGGCGAAGATTTGGTTATTCCTTCTTGTTGCTGTTTTCGCCTCTGTTTCCGGCGGTCTCTCCCGGAGTTTGCCTCACAGGACTAAGACCTCGGTGCTTGATGTGGCGGCTTCGATTCAGAGGACTACGGAGATTTTTGCATTTGAGGTTAAGTCTCcggttgaagaagagaagtCCGTATCGGATTCGTCTTCTTTGGCTCTGCAGTTGAACTCGAGGATTTCGATTGTGAAAACCTCGCATAGTGACTACAAATCGCTTACATTATCCAGACTGAGACGCGACTCTGCTCGTGTTAGATCTTTGACTGCTAGGATAGATCTAGTCATTCGAGGTACTACTGGAGCGGATCTTCAAACTTTCGGGAATGGTGGTGGTTCGCGGTTTAGGGCTGAGGATTTCGAGAGTCCGATTGTGTCAGGCGCCAGTCAGGGGAGTGGTGAGTATTTTTCTCGAGTTGGAATTGGTAGGCCGCCGAGTCCGGTTTATATGGTGCTTGATACTGGCAGTGATGTAAGTTGGGTTCAATGTGCGCCTTGTGCCGATTGTTACGAGCAAACTGATCCGATTTTTGAGCCGACTTCGTCTACTTCTTTTGCATCTCTGTCCTGCGAAACAGAGCAATGTAAATCGATCGATGTTTCGGAGTGCCGGAATGGTACTTGCCTTTACGAGGTCTCTTACGGCGACGGCTCTTCCACTGTTGGCGATTTTGTTACTGAAACTGTCACTCTTGGCTCGACTTCTCTCAGTAACATTGCCCTAGGTTGCGGCCATAACAATGAAGGTTTGTTCGTCGGCGCCGCTGGCTTGCTCGGACTCGGCGGCGGCTCgctttcgtttccttctcaaCTTAATGCCTCGTCGTTCTCATACTGTCTCGTGGACCGTGACTCAGATTCGGCCTCGACTCTCGATTTCAACTCACCGATTCCTCCCGATGCGGTAATCGCGCCGCTACACCGGAACCCTAATTTGGACACGTTCTTCTACCTCGGCGTGACGGGACTAAGCGTCGGAGGTGAGATTCTTCCGATTCCCGAGACGTCGTTCCAAATGAGCCAAGACGGAAACGGCGGGATTATCATCGACTCCGGCACCGCCGTGACGCGGTTGCAGACCACCGTTTACAACTTGCTGCGCGACGCCTTCGTGAAGAGCACGCCCTATTTGCAGTCCGCACGTGGCGTGGCATTGTTCGATACTTGTTACGACTTGTCGTCGAAGTCGAGAGTCGAAGTGCCGACGGTGTCGTTTCACTTCGCCAACGGGAAGGAACTGCCGTTGCCGGCCAAGAATTACCTGATACCGGTTGATTCTGAAGGAACGTTTTGTTTCGCCTTCGCGCCTACGGATTCGGCGTTGTCAATCCTCGGGAACGCACAGCAGCAAGGGACACGTGTCAGTTTTGACCTCACTAATTCGTTTGTTGGGTTCTCGCCCAACAAATGCTGA
- the LOC111802288 gene encoding protein PLANT CADMIUM RESISTANCE 11 isoform X2, translating to MDYQQKLANFSSSPSAPPLPPPPPSVSANFSHPHMAAPVDYPRNPCEPQPHSTVAWSSGLCDCCNDISICCLTCWCPCITFGHIAEIVDRGSISCGVSGAIYLSILCLTGCSCLYSCLYRSKMRGQFSLEESPCCDCCVHCLCEQCALCQQYRELQHQGFDMSFGWHGNVERQRRIAARAAATPPPPPPPPSVQGMIR from the exons ATGGATTATCAGCAGAAACTTGCCAATTTCTCTTCTTCACCGTCGGCACCACCCCTACCGCCACCACCACCCTCTGTTTCTGCCAATTTCAGCCACCCCCACATGGCGGCGCCAGTCGATTACCCCCGAAATCCCTGCGAACCCCAGCCTCACTCCACAGTTGCTTGGTCCAGCGGTCTCTGCGACTGCTGCAACGACATTAGTATCT GCTGTTTGACTTGCTGGTGTCCCTGCATTACGTTCGGCCACATAGCAGAGATAGTAGACAGAGGATCAATAT CGTGTGGCGTTAGCGGCGCAATTTACTTGTCGATACTATGCCTAACGGGGTGCTCGTGCTTGTACTCTTGCCTTTACCGCTCGAAAATGAGGGGACAGTTCTCGTTGGAAGAGAGCCCTTGCTGTGATTGCTGCGTCCATTGCTTGTGTGAGCAATGTGCGCTATGCCAACAGTATAGGGAGCTTCAACACCAAGGCTTCGACATGTCATTTG GATGGCATGGGAATGTGGAGAGGCAGAGAAGGATTGCTGCTCGTGCTGCTGCgacgccgccgccgccgccgccgccgcccaGTGTgcaaggaatgattcgttaa
- the LOC111802744 gene encoding ATP-dependent Clp protease adapter protein CLPS1, chloroplastic-like, whose amino-acid sequence MEIAICGKLALSPNHVFNPKPGDRSSVCKGLCSTLCASVVKSATTAGRGGGGLLERPVIEKATPGRESEFDLRRSRKTTPPYRVILHNDDFNRREYVVQVLMKVIPGMTLDNAVNIMQEAHCNGLSLVIICAQADAEEHCTQLRGNGLLSSIEPASGGCC is encoded by the exons ATGGAGATTGCGATTTGCGGCAAATTAGCTCTCTCACCCAACCATGTCTTCAACCCCAAACCAG GGGACAGAAGTTCTGTCTGTAAAGGGCTATGCTCAACCCTTTGTGCATCCGTTGTTAAATCAGCAACAACAgcaggaagaggaggaggagggttGTTGGAGAGGCCTGTTATTGAGAAAGCCACTCCTGGAAGAGAATCTGAGTTTGATTTGAG GAGATCAAGGAAAACGACGCCACCATACCGTGTGATTCTGCATAACGACGACTTCAACAGACGAGAATACGTGGTTCAAGTCCTGATGAAAGTGATTCCTGGAATGACACTGGACAATGCTGTTAACATCATGCAAGAAGCACACTGCAATGGCTTGTCACTGGTGATCATTTGTGCGCAGGCCGATGCTGAAGAACACTGCACGCAGCTCAGAGGCAATGGGCTGTTGAGTTCAATTGAACCAGCGAGTGGCGGGTGCTGCTGA
- the LOC111802288 gene encoding protein PLANT CADMIUM RESISTANCE 11 isoform X1, with product MDYQQKLANFSSSPSAPPLPPPPPSVSANFSHPHMAAPVDYPRNPCEPQPHSTVAWSSGLCDCCNDISICCLTCWCPCITFGHIAEIVDRGSISCGVSGAIYLSILCLTGCSCLYSCLYRSKMRGQFSLEESPCCDCCVHCLCEQCALCQQYRELQHQGFDMSFGSFSVTSLKWLIWCVEIVMGFTCMGVGWHGNVERQRRIAARAAATPPPPPPPPSVQGMIR from the exons ATGGATTATCAGCAGAAACTTGCCAATTTCTCTTCTTCACCGTCGGCACCACCCCTACCGCCACCACCACCCTCTGTTTCTGCCAATTTCAGCCACCCCCACATGGCGGCGCCAGTCGATTACCCCCGAAATCCCTGCGAACCCCAGCCTCACTCCACAGTTGCTTGGTCCAGCGGTCTCTGCGACTGCTGCAACGACATTAGTATCT GCTGTTTGACTTGCTGGTGTCCCTGCATTACGTTCGGCCACATAGCAGAGATAGTAGACAGAGGATCAATAT CGTGTGGCGTTAGCGGCGCAATTTACTTGTCGATACTATGCCTAACGGGGTGCTCGTGCTTGTACTCTTGCCTTTACCGCTCGAAAATGAGGGGACAGTTCTCGTTGGAAGAGAGCCCTTGCTGTGATTGCTGCGTCCATTGCTTGTGTGAGCAATGTGCGCTATGCCAACAGTATAGGGAGCTTCAACACCAAGGCTTCGACATGTCATTTGGTTCTTTCTCTGTCACTTCACTTAAATGGTTAATTTGGTGTGTTGAAATAGTGATGGGTTTTACGTGCATGGGCGTAGGATGGCATGGGAATGTGGAGAGGCAGAGAAGGATTGCTGCTCGTGCTGCTGCgacgccgccgccgccgccgccgccgcccaGTGTgcaaggaatgattcgttaa